One Aegilops tauschii subsp. strangulata cultivar AL8/78 chromosome 7, Aet v6.0, whole genome shotgun sequence genomic window carries:
- the LOC109756031 gene encoding uncharacterized protein isoform X1, translated as MEEGVADAATGGGMDGEVEEGHGAAPASSSGDHGGQAKGGHGGMKQDGQGAAPEGGHGGEVEDRQGAASEGGHGGEVEGGQGAAPEGGHGGEVEGGQGATATDASTPAWLEGPWILHVSTLLKATVGRPKTERYKGCGEKKKKKRPTLMPYL; from the exons ATGGAGGAGGGCGTGGCCGACGCTGCTACGGGTGGAGGGATGGACGGCGAGGTGGAGGAAGGCCACGGCGCTGCACCGGCCTCGTCCTCGGGCGACCATGGCGGGCAGGCAAAGGGCGGCCATGGCGGGATGAAGCAAGACGGTCAAGGCGCGGCGCCGGAGGGCGGCCATGGCGGGGAGGTGGAGGACAGGCAAGGTGCGGCGTCGGAGGGCGGCCATGgcggggaggtggagggcggtcAAGGTGCGGCGCCGGAGGGCGGCCATGgcggggaggtggagggcggtcAAGGTGCGACGGCCACAGATGCAAGTACTCCGGCATGGCTAGAAGG GCCATGGATTCTTCATGTTTCCACACTGCTAAAAGCCACAGTGGGTAGGCCTAAAACTGAGAGGTATAAAGGTTGCGgtgagaaaaaaaagaaaaagcgGCCAACACTTATGCCCTATTTGTAA
- the LOC109756031 gene encoding uncharacterized protein isoform X2, protein MEEGVADAATGGGMDGEVEEGHGAAPASSSGDHGGQAKGGHGGMKQDGQGAAPEGGHGGEVEDRQGAASEGGHGGEVEGGQGAAPEGGHGGEVEGGQGATATDASTPAWLEGMDPNSTSLLKIKLLGNPQKARKDIKCFCYDKVIDSD, encoded by the exons ATGGAGGAGGGCGTGGCCGACGCTGCTACGGGTGGAGGGATGGACGGCGAGGTGGAGGAAGGCCACGGCGCTGCACCGGCCTCGTCCTCGGGCGACCATGGCGGGCAGGCAAAGGGCGGCCATGGCGGGATGAAGCAAGACGGTCAAGGCGCGGCGCCGGAGGGCGGCCATGGCGGGGAGGTGGAGGACAGGCAAGGTGCGGCGTCGGAGGGCGGCCATGgcggggaggtggagggcggtcAAGGTGCGGCGCCGGAGGGCGGCCATGgcggggaggtggagggcggtcAAGGTGCGACGGCCACAGATGCAAGTACTCCGGCATGGCTAGAAGG GATGGATCCAAACTCAACTTCTTTACTGAAAATCAAATTGCTTGGCAACCCCCAAAAAGCTAGGAAGGATATCAAATGCTTTTGTTATGATAAGGTTATTGATTCCGACTGA